One genomic segment of Pedobacter endophyticus includes these proteins:
- a CDS encoding flippase: MKLPSIKGFDEEAFNKYLKNTGWLMFGKVLSLIVGLFIARYLGPDLFGDLNFGLSLVAILAAVGSLGLDTFIIREIIKEPARKAEILGTSLWLRLVTNAAAIPIAMAIYNVSHKISRSPGEPLTIMVGLLALASFFKSFNVIDAYFQSQVQSKYVVQVQNICLILSAILKLLIIYWGLPLIYIVLALVFDGLILAIGLIIIYHKRGFSIFEWTFNADRARSLLKQSSPLILSAVMISIYMKIDVVMLKSVGSKAVGIYSAAANISEAWYFIPVAIVTSVFPALLNARKTDIDRYHKRLGNLYDLLVYICLPVGLFISFTADFIIHLLYSNKFEGAGAMLSIHIWSGIFVFLGSASSQYLIAEGYTKVAFYRTAAGAVVNIMLNIWLIPKYAGVGASISTLIACIVSTFFILFIPKTREQGKMMLKSLFLVTTFQKILKR, encoded by the coding sequence ATGAAATTACCCAGTATTAAAGGTTTTGACGAAGAAGCATTTAACAAGTATTTAAAAAATACGGGGTGGTTAATGTTTGGGAAAGTCCTTAGCCTTATTGTCGGACTATTTATCGCCCGATATCTTGGCCCGGATTTGTTCGGCGACCTCAACTTTGGTTTGTCTCTCGTAGCTATCTTAGCAGCAGTTGGTTCACTTGGTCTCGACACCTTTATCATCCGCGAAATTATTAAAGAACCAGCCAGGAAAGCAGAAATTTTGGGCACTTCTTTATGGCTTCGGCTCGTTACAAACGCCGCTGCTATCCCGATTGCAATGGCTATTTATAATGTCAGCCATAAAATTTCACGAAGTCCAGGAGAGCCCTTAACCATAATGGTTGGCCTACTTGCACTGGCGTCATTTTTTAAGTCTTTCAACGTGATCGACGCTTATTTTCAATCTCAAGTTCAGTCTAAGTATGTAGTTCAGGTACAAAATATTTGCCTGATCCTTTCTGCGATTTTAAAACTGCTGATTATTTACTGGGGCCTTCCTCTAATTTATATCGTTTTGGCTTTAGTGTTCGATGGATTGATTTTAGCTATAGGCTTAATTATCATTTATCATAAAAGAGGATTTAGCATTTTTGAATGGACTTTCAATGCAGACCGTGCAAGGTCGCTTTTGAAGCAGTCGTCGCCACTTATTCTTTCCGCAGTAATGATATCTATTTACATGAAGATAGATGTGGTGATGCTTAAATCAGTTGGGAGCAAGGCCGTAGGTATCTACAGCGCTGCGGCTAACATTAGCGAGGCCTGGTATTTTATTCCCGTGGCTATTGTTACTTCCGTTTTCCCGGCGCTACTTAATGCCAGGAAAACAGACATTGATCGTTATCACAAGCGGCTCGGTAATTTGTACGACTTGTTGGTGTATATCTGTCTTCCGGTAGGTTTGTTTATCAGTTTTACGGCTGATTTTATTATCCATCTTTTATATTCCAACAAATTTGAGGGTGCAGGCGCTATGCTTTCTATTCACATTTGGTCGGGAATATTTGTGTTTTTAGGCAGTGCAAGCTCACAATATCTAATTGCCGAAGGTTATACAAAAGTTGCATTTTATCGTACCGCCGCGGGGGCCGTTGTAAATATCATGCTGAACATTTGGCTTATACCAAAATACGCGGGCGTTGGGGCTTCCATATCAACATTAATCGCCTGCATTGTGTCAACATTTTTTATTTTATTTATTCCAAAAACCAGGGAACAGGGGAAAATGATGTTAAAATCACTATTTTTGGTTACGACATTTCAAAAAATACTTAAACGTTGA
- a CDS encoding O-methyltransferase produces the protein MSTLKALTTLITKPNRLKALLSYGHKGYLNSIGWFTAFDQKQAVDANGKALPWVTYSFIDFVKERINKTQHIFEYGSGNSTIFYAEKAGTVTSVEHDKGWFDKVKGTSPGNAEIIFCELHRDGEYARKATLLNKKFDIIIVDGRDRVRCCNYSLDALTSNGVIVLDDSEREVYNPARILLKQKGFKEISFSGISPGLFYEKATSVFYKPDNCLGI, from the coding sequence TTGAGCACTTTAAAAGCACTAACAACATTGATTACGAAGCCAAACAGGCTTAAAGCTTTACTATCATACGGACATAAAGGTTATTTAAACAGCATTGGCTGGTTTACAGCTTTCGATCAAAAACAAGCTGTTGACGCCAATGGCAAAGCCCTGCCATGGGTAACTTACTCGTTCATCGATTTCGTTAAAGAAAGAATCAATAAAACACAGCATATTTTTGAATATGGCTCAGGCAACTCCACTATTTTCTACGCCGAAAAGGCAGGAACAGTTACCTCTGTTGAACATGATAAAGGTTGGTTTGATAAAGTTAAAGGCACTAGCCCTGGCAATGCCGAAATCATTTTTTGCGAACTGCACCGAGATGGCGAATATGCCAGAAAAGCCACGCTTTTAAATAAAAAGTTCGACATCATCATTGTCGATGGCCGCGATAGGGTTCGTTGTTGTAACTACAGTCTCGATGCTTTAACCTCTAACGGCGTTATTGTTCTTGATGATAGCGAACGCGAAGTATATAATCCGGCCAGAATTTTATTGAAGCAAAAGGGCTTTAAGGAAATCAGCTTTAGCGGAATCTCCCCAGGATTATTTTACGAAAAAGCTACTTCGGTTTTTTACAAGCCCGATAATTGTTTAGGGATTTAA
- a CDS encoding class I SAM-dependent methyltransferase: MLSEEVKTAYDNFYADNDVAWRMLGAKYKAQNIVDVCTEIKPKKVLEVGAGDGSILHFLNEWNFAPELYALEIAQSGVDIINERKLTSLKDAQTFDGYTIPYEDDSIDLIILAHVLEHVEHERILLRELKRVARYIVVEVPKDYRYGVDTRIKHFLNYGHINMYTPTSLRFLLQSEGLEILKDKVSLTAPETTRFNEFVNKKTPKTFTASLKIELEYRIKKTMGKLMGKKKQEQFANAYTVLTRKSDHNLKIF; this comes from the coding sequence ATGCTAAGCGAAGAAGTTAAAACCGCCTACGATAATTTTTACGCCGATAATGATGTGGCTTGGCGCATGCTGGGTGCCAAATATAAGGCGCAAAACATTGTCGACGTTTGCACAGAAATTAAGCCCAAAAAGGTTTTGGAAGTCGGCGCAGGCGATGGAAGCATCTTACACTTTTTAAACGAATGGAATTTTGCACCCGAACTTTATGCGCTTGAAATTGCCCAAAGCGGTGTAGATATCATCAACGAGCGAAAGCTTACCAGCTTAAAAGATGCCCAAACTTTTGATGGCTATACAATTCCTTACGAGGATGACAGTATCGACCTGATTATTTTAGCCCACGTACTGGAGCATGTGGAGCATGAAAGAATACTGCTTAGAGAGTTGAAACGTGTGGCCAGGTACATAGTTGTAGAGGTGCCTAAAGACTATCGTTACGGGGTTGATACCCGCATCAAGCATTTTCTAAATTACGGACACATTAATATGTACACCCCAACGTCGTTGCGGTTTTTACTTCAAAGCGAAGGATTAGAAATTTTGAAAGATAAAGTATCGTTAACTGCGCCCGAAACGACAAGATTTAATGAGTTTGTGAACAAGAAAACACCAAAAACGTTTACCGCGAGCCTAAAAATCGAACTTGAGTACAGGATCAAAAAAACAATGGGAAAATTGATGGGAAAAAAGAAGCAAGAACAATTTGCCAATGCTTACACCGTGTTGACCCGAAAATCGGACCATAATTTAAAGATATTTTAG
- a CDS encoding glycosyltransferase family protein — translation MQNLAPIALFVYNRPRHTERTIKFLQQNDLAAESRLFIFCDGPRTASDEENVQEVRSLVAKVDGFKAVKVIERKQNAGLANSVIAGVTQLINDYGQVIVFEDDLVTSPHTLTYFNDALNRYRNQEKVMHIGAYMYPLKSGDLPQTFFYRAATSWGWATWERAWKNFEPNIDTLMQQFDKKKIAAFSIEHKMNFWKQMKEFKQGKNNSWAIRWYASVFLKGGLTLNPSQSLVNNIGHDGTGVHSGINDIYNVIINPKPITEFPSAIEENPIAYQAIKTFLTNRKGSFWDRIKRYVNQKFKS, via the coding sequence ATGCAAAACCTTGCCCCCATTGCCCTTTTCGTTTATAACCGCCCACGACACACCGAGCGTACAATCAAATTTTTGCAACAAAACGATTTGGCAGCCGAAAGCCGGTTGTTTATCTTTTGCGACGGCCCAAGAACGGCAAGCGATGAAGAAAATGTACAGGAAGTAAGGTCGCTTGTTGCAAAGGTCGACGGCTTTAAAGCTGTTAAGGTGATCGAGCGTAAACAGAATGCAGGGCTGGCCAATTCTGTTATTGCCGGAGTAACGCAATTAATAAACGATTATGGCCAGGTGATCGTGTTTGAAGATGACCTGGTAACATCGCCACATACACTCACCTATTTTAACGACGCCTTAAACCGTTATCGAAACCAAGAAAAGGTGATGCACATTGGCGCCTATATGTATCCCTTAAAATCTGGAGACTTACCACAAACTTTCTTTTATCGGGCGGCTACAAGTTGGGGCTGGGCCACCTGGGAGCGAGCTTGGAAAAATTTCGAGCCCAATATTGATACTTTGATGCAGCAATTTGACAAAAAGAAGATCGCTGCCTTTTCTATTGAGCACAAAATGAATTTTTGGAAGCAAATGAAGGAGTTTAAACAAGGCAAAAACAATAGCTGGGCCATCCGCTGGTACGCTTCCGTTTTCTTAAAAGGAGGATTAACGTTAAACCCCTCGCAATCGTTGGTGAACAATATTGGTCACGATGGAACAGGTGTCCATTCTGGAATCAACGATATTTATAATGTAATTATTAATCCAAAACCGATTACAGAGTTCCCATCTGCGATAGAAGAAAACCCGATAGCTTATCAAGCGATAAAAACTTTTTTAACTAACCGCAAAGGAAGTTTTTGGGATAGGATTAAGCGTTATGTCAATCAGAAGTTCAAGAGTTAA
- a CDS encoding alpha-L-fucosidase, whose protein sequence is MKLLITFLIILTTFANAQDAPKPYGALPSERQLAWHDIEVYGLIHFTPTTFENKEWGFGDADPKAFAPTNFNAQQIIKAAKAGGLKGIILVAKHHDGFALWPTKTTEYNISKSPFRNGKGDLVKEVEQAVRKNGLKFGVYCSPWDRNNALYGTDKYLAIYQAQLKELYGNYGELFMSWHDGANGGDGYYGGAREKRSIDNTTYYDWDNTWAITRKMQPMANIFSDIGLDVRWVGNEKGNAAETSWATFTPMPPEGKNVAVPGQANYPQSPEGIRNGKFWMPAECDVPLRKGWFYHPTEKPKTPAQLFDLYLKSVGRGAGLDLGLAPDTRGQLHDDDVAALKGFGTLVKRTFATNLIKNAVITANNTRGKAFATNFIADGDKQTYWATADGVTQATLEIDLKKPITFDIISLQEYIPLGQRIEGFNIEVFENNSWKQVYAGTSIGAKRLVKLDQPATTTKLRINITKSPVCITLSEIGLYKMSN, encoded by the coding sequence ATGAAACTTCTAATAACCTTCTTAATCATCCTCACTACTTTTGCAAACGCTCAAGATGCGCCAAAACCGTATGGAGCTTTACCCAGTGAAAGGCAGCTTGCCTGGCATGATATAGAAGTTTATGGGTTAATACACTTTACGCCTACCACCTTCGAAAACAAGGAATGGGGATTTGGTGATGCCGATCCGAAAGCCTTTGCGCCCACAAATTTCAATGCACAACAGATTATAAAAGCGGCCAAAGCCGGAGGGTTAAAGGGAATAATTTTGGTAGCGAAACATCATGATGGCTTTGCGCTTTGGCCAACCAAAACCACAGAATACAATATTTCAAAGAGCCCTTTCAGAAACGGGAAAGGCGATTTGGTAAAAGAAGTTGAGCAGGCCGTACGCAAAAACGGTTTAAAATTCGGCGTTTATTGTTCGCCCTGGGACCGCAACAACGCGTTGTACGGTACTGATAAATACCTCGCAATTTATCAGGCACAGCTTAAGGAATTGTACGGCAACTATGGTGAGCTTTTTATGAGCTGGCACGATGGCGCTAACGGTGGCGACGGTTATTATGGCGGAGCAAGAGAAAAACGCTCAATTGACAACACCACGTATTACGATTGGGACAATACCTGGGCAATTACGCGAAAAATGCAACCAATGGCCAACATTTTTAGCGATATCGGCCTGGATGTGCGTTGGGTTGGGAATGAAAAAGGAAATGCTGCAGAAACCAGTTGGGCAACCTTTACGCCTATGCCGCCCGAAGGAAAAAATGTTGCCGTTCCGGGGCAGGCAAATTATCCGCAAAGCCCGGAAGGGATTAGAAACGGCAAATTCTGGATGCCTGCCGAATGCGATGTTCCGCTGCGTAAGGGATGGTTTTATCACCCCACTGAAAAGCCGAAAACGCCAGCGCAATTATTTGATTTGTACCTCAAAAGTGTTGGCAGAGGCGCAGGATTGGATCTCGGTTTAGCGCCCGATACCCGCGGCCAGCTTCATGATGACGACGTTGCTGCATTGAAGGGATTTGGAACGTTGGTAAAGCGTACTTTTGCAACAAACCTAATTAAAAACGCGGTTATAACTGCCAACAATACCCGCGGCAAAGCATTTGCAACAAACTTTATTGCTGATGGAGACAAACAAACGTATTGGGCAACGGCAGACGGCGTTACTCAAGCTACTTTGGAGATCGACCTAAAAAAACCGATAACTTTCGATATTATCAGCCTGCAAGAATATATCCCATTGGGGCAGCGAATTGAAGGTTTCAATATCGAAGTCTTTGAAAACAATAGTTGGAAACAAGTTTACGCAGGCACAAGCATTGGCGCTAAACGATTGGTTAAACTAGATCAACCTGCAACAACAACTAAACTGAGAATCAACATCACAAAATCGCCTGTTTGCATTACCTTGAGTGAGATTGGACTTTATAAGATGAGCAACTAA
- a CDS encoding rhomboid family intramembrane serine protease, protein MSVSWGYSPKVEKFIPLGDFPADKYLIVAQQAIENLGWKLSHLSETGLIAYTTISFQSYSEEISIRIHGNFAVVKSECVGIQMFFNDYGKNDLNLEKFFHEFEYVEFHLKDVWDDRLAKFNALIAEQDDLYFEKAPLATKNKIKNVLYLFFPQKGYTVTPALVIVNVLYFIIVSLLSAVFFRYLLISQRQHFDVYKFVEKVKDFRLALGVNHRNTVLNGQFWRLVTHQFIHGSVSHLFFNMYALIYLGLMIENKLGWKKYLFIYLLSGVCGGLISLTVHQESIMMGASGAIMGLYGAFIALLVNKTFEKKATQALLISTLIVSFLVLLNGSFGKRVDNAAHIGGFVSGFIFCYLLTFKLTVASPLKNWIRYAACPTLFAIFFAGIIIFSPKYQTEEFKVLTFKFNRNLENLNAITRLKIDLPKDAKLKSIKEDGIEPMEKNLAIIKRMDSLVLKKEDAKERDRKVRLGKASYRAVMLMYSDIKGDSTYRYSKQTSDALSEMFTILYRAE, encoded by the coding sequence ATGTCTGTAAGTTGGGGTTACTCTCCTAAAGTTGAAAAATTTATCCCGCTTGGCGATTTTCCGGCTGATAAATATCTAATTGTCGCCCAGCAAGCGATTGAAAACCTCGGCTGGAAACTGAGCCACCTCTCCGAAACGGGATTGATTGCCTACACCACCATTTCTTTTCAAAGCTATAGCGAAGAAATCTCCATCCGCATTCACGGCAATTTTGCTGTGGTAAAAAGCGAATGTGTTGGCATACAAATGTTCTTTAACGATTACGGAAAAAATGATTTAAACCTCGAAAAGTTTTTCCATGAATTTGAGTATGTAGAGTTTCATCTGAAAGATGTTTGGGACGATCGGCTGGCTAAATTCAATGCATTAATTGCTGAACAGGATGACTTGTATTTTGAAAAAGCGCCATTGGCCACCAAAAACAAGATCAAAAACGTGTTGTATTTGTTTTTCCCACAAAAAGGATACACGGTTACGCCAGCTTTAGTTATTGTTAATGTACTGTACTTTATTATAGTCAGCCTTTTATCAGCCGTATTTTTCAGGTACCTTCTTATTTCGCAAAGGCAGCATTTTGATGTATACAAGTTCGTCGAAAAAGTAAAAGATTTTAGGTTAGCGCTTGGCGTAAATCACCGCAATACGGTTCTTAACGGGCAATTTTGGCGGTTGGTTACTCATCAGTTTATCCATGGTTCTGTTTCTCACCTATTTTTTAATATGTATGCGCTGATCTATCTCGGATTAATGATCGAGAATAAACTGGGCTGGAAGAAGTATCTTTTTATTTACCTGTTGAGCGGTGTTTGCGGGGGTCTAATAAGCTTAACTGTGCACCAGGAATCTATAATGATGGGGGCTTCTGGCGCAATTATGGGCCTGTATGGCGCATTCATTGCCTTATTAGTGAACAAAACTTTCGAAAAGAAAGCAACACAGGCTCTACTTATTAGCACATTAATTGTTTCTTTTTTGGTTTTACTTAATGGCTCCTTCGGAAAAAGGGTAGACAACGCAGCACACATCGGCGGTTTTGTTTCGGGCTTTATTTTTTGTTATTTACTTACTTTCAAATTGACGGTTGCATCGCCGCTTAAAAACTGGATCAGGTATGCTGCCTGTCCAACTTTGTTCGCGATCTTTTTTGCGGGGATAATAATTTTTAGCCCAAAATATCAAACCGAGGAGTTTAAAGTGTTGACCTTCAAATTCAATCGTAACCTCGAGAATCTTAATGCCATAACCCGCTTAAAGATCGATTTACCAAAAGATGCCAAGCTTAAATCGATTAAGGAAGATGGCATCGAACCGATGGAAAAAAATCTGGCGATTATAAAGCGGATGGATTCTTTAGTATTAAAAAAAGAAGATGCAAAAGAACGAGATAGAAAAGTGAGGCTCGGTAAAGCTTCTTACCGAGCCGTAATGTTGATGTACAGCGATATAAAGGGCGATAGCACGTATCGCTACAGTAAGCAAACATCAGATGCATTAAGCGAAATGTTTACAATTCTTTATAGAGCCGAATAA
- a CDS encoding class I SAM-dependent methyltransferase encodes MVNLLTDRAFWANYWENKKNIAIKLPQNYLFHQQLAEIIEQNKVNTAIELGGFPGYYAVFLKKYFGLDITLLDYFIHPPVVNELLKKNGLTEKDIHIIETDLFNYQPEQQYDLVLSCGLIEHFNDTADIINRHIAFVKPGGTLFITLPNFKAVNGWFQKTFDKENYDKHNIDSMNPELLKSICEKAGLKEVKAGYFGRFSIWLENENQKSMPTRLFKKAVWLTGKVFTKIIPFESKSLSPYIILVAKKQ; translated from the coding sequence ATGGTAAATTTATTGACTGACAGAGCTTTTTGGGCAAATTATTGGGAGAACAAAAAAAACATTGCTATTAAGCTTCCCCAAAACTATTTATTTCACCAACAGTTGGCCGAAATTATAGAACAAAATAAGGTAAACACCGCGATAGAATTAGGCGGTTTTCCTGGTTATTATGCCGTGTTTTTAAAAAAATATTTCGGACTTGACATTACGCTTTTAGATTATTTTATTCATCCGCCGGTGGTAAACGAACTTTTGAAAAAAAACGGGTTGACGGAAAAGGATATTCATATTATTGAGACGGACCTGTTCAATTACCAGCCCGAGCAACAATACGATTTGGTGCTTAGCTGCGGCTTAATTGAGCATTTTAACGATACCGCCGACATCATTAACCGACATATTGCATTTGTGAAGCCAGGTGGAACCTTGTTTATTACCTTGCCCAATTTCAAGGCAGTAAACGGCTGGTTTCAAAAAACTTTTGATAAGGAAAACTACGATAAGCACAATATCGATAGCATGAACCCCGAATTGCTGAAATCGATTTGCGAAAAAGCAGGCTTGAAAGAAGTTAAAGCGGGTTACTTTGGGCGTTTTAGTATCTGGCTCGAGAATGAAAATCAAAAGTCGATGCCAACCAGATTATTCAAAAAGGCCGTTTGGCTAACAGGCAAAGTTTTTACTAAAATTATTCCTTTTGAGAGTAAAAGTTTGTCGCCATATATTATCTTAGTGGCGAAGAAACAATAA
- a CDS encoding glycosyltransferase — translation MKVVHLNTYDGNGGAGRACLRLSDALNESGIDSKVLVYFKFGQNPKIDSFSKSPLQRALAVHNILSERYYAKWLSKSVKTPFSLQWFGRSIKNHPEIKSADIIHLHWINHGFLTPKFLAELDELEKPIVWTFHDSNAFTGGCHVRYGCENFHQQCGNCPILKFSGKNDVSHKTWLRKQKAYSELNFHIVAPSNWMAKSIKFSSLLGTRTASVIPNTIETKIFKPYVKSEAKKILKINPDQFVLMSGFMPSKNDKHKGTPYLIEALEILARRKGIVRENIELVIFGNKENAEMPEFPFKTTFLGTINKDDHLAKCYSAADAFITPSLEDNLPNTVMESLACATPVIAFTTGGIPDMVKHMQNGYLAEYKNAADLANGIEWLYHRPDKDEIQKAARLSILTDFSEEVIAAEHMHLYETLIGLQPK, via the coding sequence TTGAAAGTTGTACACCTAAATACCTATGATGGAAACGGCGGAGCAGGACGAGCCTGTTTGCGACTAAGCGATGCCCTGAACGAAAGCGGTATCGACTCGAAAGTTCTGGTATATTTTAAATTCGGCCAAAACCCAAAAATCGACAGCTTTAGCAAATCGCCCCTGCAAAGAGCCCTGGCTGTGCATAATATTTTATCAGAAAGGTATTACGCCAAATGGTTGAGCAAATCGGTTAAAACGCCTTTTAGCTTGCAATGGTTTGGACGCTCTATTAAGAACCATCCCGAAATTAAAAGCGCTGATATCATTCATTTACACTGGATTAACCACGGCTTTTTAACACCTAAATTTTTAGCAGAGTTGGATGAACTGGAGAAGCCGATTGTATGGACTTTTCACGATAGCAATGCCTTTACCGGTGGTTGCCATGTTCGTTATGGCTGCGAAAATTTTCATCAGCAATGTGGTAATTGCCCAATTTTGAAGTTTAGCGGCAAAAACGATGTTTCGCACAAAACGTGGCTCAGAAAACAGAAAGCCTACAGCGAATTAAATTTTCATATTGTTGCGCCGAGTAATTGGATGGCAAAATCGATCAAGTTTAGTAGTTTGCTCGGTACCCGTACGGCTTCAGTGATTCCAAATACGATTGAGACCAAAATTTTCAAGCCCTATGTTAAAAGCGAGGCGAAGAAAATTTTAAAAATCAATCCTGATCAGTTTGTGTTGATGAGCGGTTTCATGCCTTCGAAAAATGATAAACATAAAGGTACTCCTTATTTGATCGAGGCTTTGGAAATCTTAGCACGTAGAAAAGGAATTGTACGGGAAAACATTGAACTGGTTATTTTTGGGAACAAGGAAAACGCCGAAATGCCCGAATTTCCTTTTAAAACAACGTTTTTGGGTACAATTAATAAGGATGACCATTTGGCGAAGTGCTACTCGGCCGCCGACGCCTTTATTACTCCATCGTTAGAAGACAATTTGCCCAATACCGTAATGGAAAGTTTGGCTTGCGCCACCCCAGTGATTGCTTTTACAACCGGCGGAATCCCCGATATGGTTAAGCACATGCAAAACGGTTATTTGGCTGAGTATAAGAACGCCGCCGATTTAGCCAACGGAATAGAGTGGCTCTATCACCGCCCCGATAAGGACGAGATACAAAAGGCCGCCAGGTTGAGTATTTTAACCGATTTTTCGGAGGAAGTGATAGCAGCAGAGCACATGCATTTGTATGAAACGCTCATCGGTCTGCAACCCAAATAA
- a CDS encoding PDDEXK nuclease domain-containing protein, which translates to MELSKAHLDNIKALKSAILQSRYRAASLVNKELLTLYFAVGKFISRKIEEEKWGAKVIENLSADLQLELPGLRGFSATNMKRMRLLFESWEQQFVISPTVSAKLETIDLQEVVFRPTVSDQIGKTFFGLSFSHHLEIIQNTNQLEERIFYIQKTASEFWSLATLKNHLNNQAFQKIGNLPNNFTKTITNDEARQKALQSFKDEYLLDFINIEDGDEKDERVLESEIVQNIKKFLMSLGSDFAFIGNQYRLIVEDEEYFLDLLFFNRRLQSLVVFELKTGKFKPEYLGKMNFYLSALDEYVKQPHEQPSIGIILCKEKKNKVVEFSFRDFNKAMGVSTYKTSDVLPAEYKGVLPDVETLKKLMD; encoded by the coding sequence ATGGAACTATCTAAAGCGCATCTTGACAACATCAAAGCATTAAAATCGGCAATATTACAAAGTCGGTACCGTGCCGCCTCGCTTGTTAACAAAGAGCTTTTAACGCTGTATTTTGCTGTCGGGAAATTTATTTCCCGCAAAATTGAGGAGGAGAAATGGGGGGCGAAGGTGATCGAAAATCTTTCTGCCGATTTACAGCTTGAGCTTCCAGGGTTAAGAGGATTTTCTGCAACAAATATGAAACGAATGCGGCTGTTATTTGAATCGTGGGAACAACAATTCGTAATTAGTCCGACAGTGTCGGCCAAATTAGAAACAATTGATTTACAGGAGGTTGTATTTAGGCCGACAGTGTCGGACCAAATAGGAAAGACGTTTTTTGGGCTAAGCTTTTCTCATCATTTAGAGATTATTCAAAATACCAATCAATTAGAAGAAAGAATATTCTACATCCAAAAAACAGCCTCCGAGTTTTGGAGCTTAGCCACTTTGAAAAACCACCTCAACAACCAGGCGTTTCAAAAAATAGGTAACCTGCCCAATAATTTTACGAAAACGATAACTAACGACGAAGCCAGGCAAAAAGCGCTGCAATCGTTTAAGGACGAATACCTGTTAGATTTTATCAATATTGAAGATGGCGATGAAAAGGATGAGCGTGTGCTGGAAAGTGAGATCGTGCAAAACATTAAGAAATTTTTAATGTCTTTAGGTTCAGACTTCGCTTTTATTGGCAACCAATATCGCTTAATTGTAGAAGATGAGGAATACTTTTTAGACTTGTTGTTTTTTAATCGCCGCTTACAATCATTGGTCGTTTTTGAATTGAAAACTGGTAAATTTAAGCCAGAATATTTAGGAAAGATGAACTTCTATTTGTCTGCTTTGGATGAATACGTTAAGCAGCCACATGAGCAACCATCGATAGGAATTATTCTATGTAAGGAAAAGAAAAACAAAGTTGTTGAATTCTCTTTTCGCGATTTTAATAAAGCAATGGGCGTTTCGACATACAAAACGAGTGATGTTTTGCCTGCCGAATACAAAGGTGTTTTACCCGACGTAGAAACGCTAAAAAAATTAATGGATTAG
- a CDS encoding glycosyltransferase family 2 protein, whose product MPKLTVITIVYNNVRDIERTINSVLRQTYKKIEYIIVDGKSTDGTLEIIEKYKDRISKLVSEPDKGIYDAMNKGLALATGDYVLFMNSGDEIYDEHTVENVFETAAGADIYYGETEMYNDNWESLGRRRHEAPEQFDWTSFKYGMNISHQAIYVRRSIASPYDLNYKYSADIDWIIKAAKKASNIVNVNRYVAKYLVGGMSKKKHRESLIERFKIFTKYYGLIPNILHHLIIASNLFWYFLQHRRTND is encoded by the coding sequence ATGCCTAAGCTAACAGTCATCACTATTGTTTACAATAATGTTCGTGATATTGAACGAACCATCAACTCCGTACTCCGTCAAACCTATAAAAAAATAGAGTATATTATTGTTGACGGAAAATCGACAGATGGAACTTTAGAAATCATTGAAAAATATAAGGATCGCATCTCGAAATTAGTATCTGAGCCTGATAAGGGCATTTACGACGCCATGAACAAGGGACTGGCACTGGCCACCGGCGATTATGTATTGTTTATGAATTCGGGAGATGAAATTTACGATGAACATACCGTTGAAAACGTTTTCGAAACTGCCGCCGGAGCCGACATTTACTATGGCGAAACAGAAATGTACAACGACAATTGGGAAAGCCTGGGCAGAAGACGACACGAAGCGCCAGAACAGTTCGATTGGACAAGCTTTAAATACGGGATGAACATTAGCCACCAGGCAATTTACGTTCGCCGAAGTATTGCCTCGCCCTACGATTTAAATTACAAGTACAGTGCAGATATCGACTGGATTATTAAGGCCGCTAAAAAAGCTTCGAATATAGTAAACGTTAACCGTTACGTGGCCAAGTACCTGGTGGGGGGGATGAGCAAGAAAAAACACCGCGAAAGCCTGATAGAAAGATTCAAGATCTTTACAAAATATTACGGCCTCATCCCAAATATCCTTCATCACCTTATTATTGCAAGTAATTTGTTTTGGTATTTTTTGCAGCACCGCAGGACGAATGACTAA